A region from the Polyangium spumosum genome encodes:
- a CDS encoding PAAR domain-containing protein produces the protein MLIVARKTDITKCPAHAKGTIDEGYDEVLVCFEPVARKGDKVLCEDGSIDEIVEGDDEVLIGGEPVACKGHKTAHGGVILTGCPAVWIGRSLRGLCKIAAAEKRAAFIKYTVQNKRAPFILPTGE, from the coding sequence ATGCTGATCGTCGCGCGCAAGACGGACATCACGAAATGCCCCGCCCACGCGAAGGGCACGATCGACGAGGGGTACGACGAGGTCCTCGTCTGCTTCGAGCCCGTCGCGCGCAAGGGCGACAAGGTGCTCTGCGAGGACGGCTCGATCGACGAGATCGTCGAGGGCGACGACGAGGTCCTCATCGGCGGCGAGCCCGTCGCGTGCAAGGGGCACAAGACGGCGCACGGCGGCGTGATCCTCACGGGCTGCCCGGCCGTGTGGATCGGACGATCGCTGCGCGGCCTCTGCAAGATCGCCGCTGCCGAGAAGCGGGCGGCGTTCATCAAGTACACGGTCCAGAACAAGCGCGCGCCGTTCATCCTGCCGACCGGCGAGTGA